One Gaiella occulta genomic region harbors:
- the ung gene encoding uracil-DNA glycosylase, translated as MQPRIDESWRAVLGDEFEQPYMRDLRAFLAAELQAGRRFFPPAALVFNALALTPFEDVRVVILGQDPYHGQGQAMGLCFSVPPGVPQPPSLQNIFKELASDLGVAPPSSGDLTAWARRGVLLLNAVLTVAPRSPSSHAGKGWERFTDRVVAELSSRREGIVFLLWGKYAQQKGGVVDRSRHHVLSAAHPSPYSAAGGFFGCRHFSRANELLVGDGREPVDWRL; from the coding sequence GTGCAGCCACGGATCGACGAGAGCTGGCGTGCGGTGCTGGGGGACGAGTTCGAGCAGCCCTACATGCGCGACCTGCGGGCCTTTCTCGCGGCGGAGCTGCAGGCGGGCAGGCGCTTCTTCCCGCCGGCCGCGCTCGTCTTCAACGCGCTGGCGCTGACGCCGTTCGAGGACGTCCGTGTCGTCATCCTGGGCCAGGATCCGTACCACGGGCAGGGCCAGGCCATGGGCCTCTGCTTCTCGGTGCCGCCGGGCGTACCGCAGCCGCCGTCGCTGCAGAACATCTTCAAGGAGCTGGCATCCGACCTGGGCGTCGCGCCGCCGTCGAGCGGCGACCTGACGGCGTGGGCGCGACGCGGCGTGCTGCTCCTCAACGCGGTGCTGACCGTCGCGCCACGCTCGCCCAGCTCGCACGCGGGCAAGGGCTGGGAGCGCTTCACCGACAGGGTCGTGGCGGAACTGTCCTCGCGACGCGAGGGCATCGTCTTCCTGCTGTGGGGGAAGTACGCACAGCAGAAGGGCGGCGTCGTCGATCGCTCCCGCCACCACGTGCTCAGCGCCGCGCATCCGTCGCCCTATAGCGCCGCAGGCGGCTTCTTCGGCTGCCGGCATTTCTCCCGCGCGAACGAGCTGCTGGTCGGCGACGGCCGCGAGCCCGTCGACTGGCGTCTGTAG
- a CDS encoding tyrosine-protein phosphatase, which translates to MAAPGFVDVHAHVVPSGDDGAASIEHALELCRIAVDAGTRVLFATPHAHAPWDRYPLTPARRRTYDDAFPVVRDAVAAWGLELRRGFEVFPTVLDHDVDPRDYRLDGTDAVLLEFPGWWLDYPDPIPMLVEAGRRAEAAGLVPVLAHPERCPAVSDDPSIVRPLAERGWHLCLNAPSLLGDHGGTSEKAAWQLLEDGVVTIAASDAHGLERPPRLDLAFRAVERRYGREAAVPLFDGSVLPWADRGAATVVV; encoded by the coding sequence TTCACGCACACGTCGTGCCGTCCGGCGATGACGGCGCCGCCTCGATCGAGCATGCGCTCGAGCTCTGCCGCATCGCGGTCGACGCCGGCACGCGCGTGCTGTTCGCGACACCCCACGCGCACGCGCCGTGGGACCGCTATCCGCTCACGCCGGCGCGGCGGCGCACCTACGACGACGCGTTTCCCGTCGTCCGCGACGCCGTCGCCGCATGGGGGCTCGAGCTGCGCCGCGGCTTCGAGGTGTTCCCGACCGTGCTCGATCACGACGTCGACCCGCGCGACTACCGGCTCGACGGCACCGACGCCGTGCTCCTCGAGTTCCCCGGCTGGTGGCTCGACTACCCCGACCCGATCCCGATGCTCGTCGAGGCGGGCCGGCGCGCCGAGGCCGCCGGCCTCGTTCCCGTCCTCGCCCACCCGGAGCGCTGCCCCGCCGTCAGCGACGATCCCTCCATCGTGCGTCCGCTCGCCGAGCGGGGATGGCACCTGTGCCTCAACGCCCCGTCGCTTCTCGGCGACCACGGCGGCACCTCGGAGAAGGCGGCCTGGCAGCTGCTCGAGGACGGGGTCGTGACGATCGCCGCCTCCGATGCGCACGGGCTCGAGCGGCCGCCGCGGCTCGACCTCGCCTTCCGCGCGGTCGAGCGACGCTACGGGCGCGAGGCGGCCGTGCCGCTCTTCGACGGCAGCGTGCTGCCATGGGCGGATCGAGGCGCTGCTACCGTCGTCGTCTAG
- a CDS encoding Sec-independent protein translocase subunit TatA/TatB, protein MPFGLGLWEIVILLGIVALLFGSKGLPQVARRLGTGVREVKDAVAEVDPRRMLEAGDDPEAPRAAPPGQPAEQRRSSETPRD, encoded by the coding sequence ATGCCGTTCGGCCTCGGACTGTGGGAGATCGTGATCCTGCTCGGCATCGTGGCGCTGCTCTTCGGCAGCAAGGGCCTGCCGCAGGTGGCCCGCCGGCTCGGCACCGGCGTGCGCGAGGTGAAGGACGCGGTCGCCGAGGTCGACCCGCGCCGGATGCTCGAGGCGGGCGACGACCCCGAGGCGCCTCGCGCCGCGCCGCCGGGGCAGCCGGCGGAGCAGCGGCGCTCGTCCGAGACGCCCCGCGACTAG
- the infA gene encoding translation initiation factor IF-1, whose translation MGGEEKIEMEGEVLEAFPSGMFRVGLDNGHELIAYTAGKMRRYRIRVNPGDRIKVELSPYDLKRGRIVYRYR comes from the coding sequence ATCGGAGGCGAGGAGAAGATCGAGATGGAGGGCGAGGTGCTCGAGGCGTTCCCGAGCGGCATGTTCCGCGTCGGCCTCGACAACGGCCACGAGCTGATCGCCTATACCGCAGGGAAGATGCGCCGCTACCGGATTCGCGTGAACCCGGGCGACAGGATCAAGGTCGAGCTGTCGCCGTACGACCTCAAGCGCGGCCGCATCGTGTACCGCTACCGCTAG
- a CDS encoding cold-shock protein, which yields MATGTVKWFNDAKGYGFIAPDEGGKDLFVHHSNIAGEGFKSLPENAKVEFEAREGAKGPEATNVTLI from the coding sequence ATGGCAACCGGAACCGTGAAGTGGTTCAACGACGCGAAGGGCTACGGCTTCATCGCCCCCGACGAGGGCGGCAAGGATCTCTTCGTGCACCACAGCAACATCGCCGGCGAGGGCTTCAAGTCCTTGCCCGAGAACGCAAAGGTCGAGTTCGAGGCGCGCGAGGGCGCGAAGGGCCCCGAGGCGACGAACGTGACGCTGATCTAG